From the genome of Nicotiana sylvestris chromosome 1, ASM39365v2, whole genome shotgun sequence:
ACGGGCGTGGAGACTCGGTCGCTCATCTGAAACGATATTGTAACCAGTTGAGGGGTGctagtggaaaagaggagcttCTAATGGCCTATTTTGAGGAAAGCCTCATCGGATTCGCTTTTGAGTGGTATACGAATCAAGAAATTACCCATTGGCACGTGTGGGAAGATATGGCCCGAGATTTTATCTGGCAGTTCCAATATAATGTGGACATCTCTCCCGACAGAAacactttgtccaatttgaaaaagaaaaccgcgGAAAGTTTCTGCGAAAATGCTGTCAAATGGCATGAGCAAGTTTCCAGGGTAAAACCTCCTATggatgaaattgaaatggtcgcggtctttctacaggcccaagaggcggactacttccagaacatgatgtctgatGTGGGTAAGTTGTTCGCTTAGGCTATCAAAATTGTggaaatggttgaaaacggtCTAAAAACGGGCCGAATCTTAAGTCATGCTGTTTTAAAGCTACATCACTAGATGTTCAGAATGGTTCGGAGGGTTTGATGAATAAAAATGGGGTTGAAGAGGGAACCATGATAGTTTCAAGCTTTAGGGAGGCCCGCAGGTTATTCAACCAATCATATGTGCCTCCTATGGTCCCACCAtactattatccccttcaagatgtTGTTTATGCCGTGGCATCACCTCCCTATGCGGTAATGAATGCGCAACCCTAcccgcggccacaacattatccacaaaaccgagctccacttCCCAGAAATACCCATcctcaccaagctccatataatcctgaACGGaatgatccccaatacaatcctcgTCCAAGAGAGtatttcagaaagaatcagttcacccctattggtgaatcgtactcaagcttgttccaaaagctaatcaggctagatctattgcagccagtggccccgaaccggCCGAACCTCGAGTCCCACTCGCACCGAGCTAATGCTATATGTGAATACCTCTCTAGAGCAGTGGGACATAGTACAGAGgattgttggaccctcaaaagggtagttgaagatttgattgaagttgaaggaatcgtttttcgggatgaagaagctcctgatgtgatgaacaatctgtttcCTGCCCACAACATCGGGCCAATATTCGAAATgatttgtgaagctgaggaatttgatccgacattgaaggccattgcagccattttagagatagaagaaaagccaaaaaatggtcgccaagcatgaaagttccccatcggGAGGGAGTTTTAGTAGTCAGTTTTGCTATCCTTTCTAcatccggattatctcagggtgtgatccggatgttttactttattgtcttactttccgatgtaaacccttctatcttcaaaaattgaaaaaaaaaatcaaaaatcaaatgaaattaatatttcattgtctaggaattctcttttcttaatcttgtcacttttcttattctcttttcagttcggttaaatgcagatttcaataacatcacatgcttgcggacttcatgcccagatcctgaaagCCGTCAGACCccaaaataatgaatcaagaattagatcgcaatgaagatagttttaaggaaataaaacaaagattcGGAGcatctgaaagaaaattggttcCCGGATTGGAAAGGttcatacattgcaacaagagtactgccaaaagagtgcattgtacttgggacacatcgaaggaaatgtccctaaAATaattgtcaatgcaaatgcagtcaaaaggtactatgttggatcctccatATAGTTCTAATATTCTCctgttgagatgacgaaggctttcattctcgctacccaaacactaccAACCCTTTGCAAACCGTTTGAGTCGGCTCCCATTCTTTGATTACCCCCTTTGaaacctgaaagtgttattgacaaatgaaatgaaaaaagaaaaagaaaaaaaagaagaaaagaaaaaaaatatatacaaaaaaaggaagaaaagacaaagaaaatgaaatgaaaaaaaatgaaagaagagagaggaaaagggaaaggaaaaagaaagagaaaagaaaccaaaacagaagaaaaacaaaagaaaatcaaaaacaaagtttcctgaactacgttcgacttgattccgaaagaatacgtaggcagcctctctctggggttcagtcacaccaaaataaaaattcaaattccccaaaactgaaactggggcagatgttataatggttcggcgatcatcccgcctgaatggtttcaaagttgtaattcagtccaaatcatttttacccaaatcttttcaagaccttccgatcaatcggcgagaatgttcaaggatcggAGAATACAGCTACTTGGATCTAATGCAATCAAAGTGaaaaaaaatgagagtcttattggtgaaaactcacacGGGCATCGTGAGGCGATAGTAAATAGAGaaactaaaatgagagagtcttgttagtgaaaactcgcaagaGTACTacaaggcgatggtgagaagagaaataagag
Proteins encoded in this window:
- the LOC138872054 gene encoding uncharacterized protein, whose translation is MWDAWSNGREPPSAIPGFTELIPRSSEVTNAPVPNPLIPCGYPPMLSNVPCMPSVVRPQAPGSRAPPPLFIFQGPQLQAEITYVTPYSFTQPPQCDLSVEQENVVKNPEQEEMARKIKSLEQSLKIMQGLSVQKSVSYSDLCMFPHVHLPVGFKMPKFEKHDGRGDSVAHLKRYCNQLRGASGKEELLMAYFEESLIGFAFEWYTNQEITHWHVWEDMARDFIWQFQYNVDISPDRNTLSNLKKKTAESFCENAVKWHEQVSRVKPPMDEIEMVAVFLQAQEADYFQNMMSDVDVQNGSEGLMNKNGVEEGTMIVSSFREARRLFNQSYVPPMVPPYYYPLQDVVYAVASPPYAVMNAQPYPRPQHYPQNRAPLPRNTHPHQAPYNPERNDPQYNPRPREYFRKNQFTPIGESYSSLFQKLIRLDLLQPVAPNRPNLESHSHRANAICEYLSRAVGHSTEDCWTLKRVVEDLIEVEGIVFRDEEAPDVMNNLFPAHNIGPIFEMICEAEEFDPTLKAIAAILEIEEKPKNGRQA